A genomic window from Streptomyces sp. HUAS YS2 includes:
- a CDS encoding acyl-CoA dehydrogenase family protein: MAEFTLDLNDDQKQVRDWLHGFAADVMRPAAAEWDEREETPWPIIQEAAKLGIYSLDFYAQQFFDPTGLGIPMAMEELFWGDAGIALSIVGTGLAAVGVLANGTEEQIGTWIPQMYGDVNDVKVAAFCSSEPDAGSDVASMRTRAVYDEAKDEWVLNGTKTWATNGGIANVHVVVACVDAELGSKGHASFIVPPNTPGLSQGQKFQKHGIRASHTAEVVLEDVRIPGSCLLGGKEKLDERLARAREKAKAGGGERVKNAAMATFEASRPAVGAMAVGTARAAYEVALDYAKTREQFGRPIIDNQGIAFQLADMRTQIDAARLLVWRASWMATTGKPFTSAEGSMSKLFASEVAKKVTAQAIQILGGNGFTREYPVERMHRDAAIYTIFEGTSEIQRLVIARTLSGMQIR, translated from the coding sequence ATGGCCGAGTTCACGCTCGATCTCAACGACGACCAGAAGCAGGTCCGTGACTGGCTGCACGGATTCGCCGCGGACGTGATGCGCCCCGCCGCCGCCGAGTGGGACGAGCGTGAGGAGACCCCCTGGCCCATCATCCAGGAGGCGGCCAAGCTCGGCATCTACTCCCTGGACTTCTACGCCCAGCAGTTCTTCGACCCGACCGGCCTCGGCATCCCGATGGCGATGGAGGAGCTCTTCTGGGGCGACGCGGGCATCGCGCTCTCCATCGTAGGCACCGGCCTCGCTGCCGTCGGCGTCCTCGCCAACGGCACCGAGGAGCAGATCGGCACCTGGATCCCGCAGATGTACGGCGACGTCAACGACGTCAAGGTCGCCGCCTTCTGCTCCTCCGAGCCGGACGCGGGCTCCGACGTCGCCTCGATGCGCACCCGCGCCGTCTACGACGAGGCCAAGGACGAGTGGGTCCTCAACGGCACCAAGACCTGGGCGACCAACGGCGGCATCGCCAACGTCCACGTCGTCGTCGCCTGCGTCGACGCGGAACTCGGCTCCAAGGGCCACGCCTCCTTCATCGTGCCGCCGAACACCCCCGGCCTGTCCCAGGGTCAGAAGTTCCAGAAGCACGGCATCCGCGCCTCGCACACCGCCGAGGTCGTCCTGGAGGACGTGCGCATCCCCGGCAGCTGCCTGCTCGGCGGCAAGGAGAAGCTCGACGAGCGCCTCGCCCGGGCCCGCGAGAAGGCGAAGGCGGGCGGCGGCGAGCGGGTGAAGAACGCCGCCATGGCCACCTTCGAGGCCTCCCGCCCGGCCGTCGGCGCCATGGCCGTCGGCACCGCCCGCGCCGCGTACGAGGTCGCCCTCGACTACGCGAAGACCCGCGAGCAGTTCGGCCGCCCGATCATCGACAACCAGGGCATCGCCTTCCAGCTCGCCGACATGCGCACCCAGATCGACGCCGCCCGGCTCCTCGTCTGGCGTGCCTCCTGGATGGCGACCACCGGCAAGCCGTTCACGTCGGCCGAGGGCTCGATGTCCAAGCTCTTCGCGAGCGAGGTCGCCAAGAAGGTGACCGCGCAGGCCATCCAGATCCTCGGCGGCAACGGCTTCACCCGCGAGTACCCCGTGGAGCGGATGCACCGCGACGCCGCGATCTACACCATCTTCGAGGGCACCAGCGAGATCCAGCGCCTGGTGATCGCCCGCACCCTCTCCGGGATGCAGATCCGCTGA